Proteins encoded in a region of the Elaeis guineensis isolate ETL-2024a chromosome 7, EG11, whole genome shotgun sequence genome:
- the LOC105049054 gene encoding LOW QUALITY PROTEIN: protein G1-like1 (The sequence of the model RefSeq protein was modified relative to this genomic sequence to represent the inferred CDS: inserted 1 base in 1 codon): MLSTGASSKTESSANSSAPDGGLRLSRYESQKRRDWNTFGQYLRNHRPPLTLSRCSGAHVLEFLRYLDQFGKTKVHAVGCPFFGXPHPPAPCPCPLRQAWGSLDALIGRLRAAFEENGGQPEANPFGARAVRLYLREVRDSQAKARGIAYEKKKRKRTSPPQQGHGSQMPAPATAPAITHSRPAADLNSLSGGHPLHLHAPLVMPAAEAGGDHQVIMAAAEAHSGGGMIPLSVFN, translated from the exons ATGTTGTCGACCGGAGCGAGCTCCAAGACGGAGAGCTCGGCCAATTCCTCCGCCCCCGACGGCGGGCTGCGCCTGAGCCGGTATGAGTCCCAGAAGCGCCGGGACTGGAACACCTTCGGCCAGTACCTCCGGAACCACCGCCCCCCGCTTACGCTCTCCCGGTGCAGCGGCGCCCACGTCCTCGAGTTCCTCCGCTACCTGGACCAGTTTGGCAAGACCAAGGTGCACGCCGTCGGATGCCCGTTCTTCG ACCCCCACCCCCCGGCGCCGTGCCCGTGCCCCCTCCGGCAGGCTTGGGGCAGCCTCGACGCCCTCATCGGCCGCCTCCGCGCCGCCTTCGAGGAGAACGGCGGCCAGCCGGAGGCCAACCCCTTCGGTGCCCGTGCCGTCCGGCTCTACCTCAGGGAGGTCAGGGACAGCCAGGCCAAGGCAAGGGGGATCGCCtacgagaagaagaaaagaaagcgaACCTCTCCGCCGCAGCAGGGTCACGGTTCGCAGATGCCGGCTCCAGCGACGGCTCCCGCCATCACCCACAGTCGGCCGGCGGCCGACTTGAATTCGCTGAGCGGCGGGCACCCGCTTCACCTCCATGCTCCTCTGGTGATGccggcggcggaggccggcggagaCCACCAGGTGATCATGGCCGCCGCGGAGGCTCATTCAGGCGGGGGTATGATACCATTATCGGTGTTTAATTAG